A window of Candidatus Neomarinimicrobiota bacterium contains these coding sequences:
- a CDS encoding GIY-YIG nuclease family protein, translated as MQKLYYVYIMTNKNNTVLYTGVTNNLKVRVYEHKVGIGSTFTKRYNINKLVYYEIYENPIDAISREKQIKAGSRRKKIDLINSVNPEWMDFYS; from the coding sequence ATGCAAAAGCTTTATTACGTATATATAATGACAAATAAAAATAATACGGTATTATATACAGGTGTTACAAATAATCTAAAAGTTAGAGTTTATGAGCATAAGGTTGGTATTGGAAGCACATTTACGAAAAGATATAATATAAACAAGCTTGTTTACTATGAGATTTATGAAAATCCGATTGATGCCATTTCAAGGGAGAAGCAGATAAAAGCAGGGTCAAGAAGGAAGAAGATAGATCTTATAAATAGCGTTAATCCTGAGTGGATGGATTTTTACAGTTAG
- the efp gene encoding elongation factor P gives MATTADIRNGMVIFWNNGYWKILEFQHVKMGRGGAFVRTKLKNLRTGQVVENTFRSGEKLDEVRLESRQMQYLYFDGSSYIFMDTETYEQIPISSELIEGVKVFIKENDEVNVLFHDAEPLDINLPTYVILQVVETEPGIKGDTVSGATKPAKLETGLVVQVPLFINEGDMVKIDTRAGEYIERVK, from the coding sequence ATCGCAACAACAGCAGACATCAGAAATGGAATGGTAATATTTTGGAACAATGGTTACTGGAAAATATTGGAATTCCAGCATGTTAAAATGGGGCGTGGTGGTGCATTTGTTCGGACAAAGCTTAAGAATTTAAGAACCGGACAGGTTGTGGAAAATACATTTAGATCTGGAGAGAAACTTGATGAGGTGAGGCTGGAGTCCAGACAAATGCAGTATCTTTATTTTGACGGCAGTAGTTATATTTTTATGGATACTGAAACTTACGAACAGATTCCAATAAGTAGTGAGCTTATCGAAGGTGTGAAAGTTTTTATAAAGGAAAATGATGAGGTTAATGTTTTATTTCATGATGCAGAACCTCTTGATATAAATTTACCAACATACGTTATTTTGCAAGTTGTAGAGACAGAGCCCGGTATTAAGGGTGATACTGTCAGCGGTGCAACAAAACCTGCGAAATTAGAGACAGGACTGGTAGTACAGGTTCCTCTGTTCATAAATGAGGGGGATATGGTAAAAATAGACACAAGGGCAGGGGAATACATTGAAAGAGTTAAATAG
- the accC gene encoding acetyl-CoA carboxylase biotin carboxylase subunit, whose amino-acid sequence MIKKVLIANRGEIALRIIRACKELGIETVAIYSTADELSLHVRFADEAVCVGPPPSSESYLKASQIISAAIITNADAIHPGYGFLAENQDFAQMCIDNGLIFIGPNPEVIALMGEKALAKEVVKKAGGPVIPGSDGVVRNLKDAKKIAHDIGYPVLLKASAGGGGRGMRIVWDEGEMDSAYNMASSEAKAAFGIPDLYIEKLIRGARHIEIQILCDQYGNAVHLGERECSIQRRHQKLIEESPSPVVDEELRKKMGETAVKIAKSVGYKSAGTVEFLLDEDKNFYFMEMNTRVQVEHPVTEMVTGVDIVKEQLRIASGERIPEWYSNIKSHGHAIECRINAEDPVNNFRPSPGHIFSFHAPGGPGTRMDTHVYAGYTIPPHYDSLLAKLITHGKDRGEAITRMKRALEETIFEGIRTTIPFHMAILKDENFIKGNFNIEFLNSFKFKLEEILEEV is encoded by the coding sequence GTGATTAAAAAGGTTTTAATAGCTAATCGTGGAGAAATTGCTTTAAGAATTATAAGAGCATGTAAAGAATTAGGTATTGAAACTGTTGCCATTTATTCCACAGCAGATGAGCTTTCTCTTCATGTTAGATTTGCTGATGAAGCTGTTTGTGTAGGACCTCCACCTTCTTCGGAAAGCTACTTGAAAGCGTCTCAGATTATAAGTGCTGCTATAATCACAAATGCCGATGCTATCCATCCCGGGTATGGTTTTCTTGCTGAGAATCAGGACTTTGCACAGATGTGTATAGATAACGGTTTAATTTTTATAGGACCGAATCCAGAAGTTATTGCTCTTATGGGTGAGAAAGCTCTAGCAAAGGAGGTAGTCAAAAAAGCTGGAGGGCCAGTTATTCCCGGTAGTGATGGTGTTGTTAGAAACTTGAAAGACGCGAAAAAAATTGCTCACGATATAGGGTATCCAGTTTTGCTGAAAGCAAGTGCTGGCGGTGGTGGAAGAGGCATGAGGATTGTCTGGGACGAAGGTGAAATGGATTCAGCTTACAATATGGCAAGTAGTGAAGCCAAAGCTGCCTTTGGTATCCCTGATCTTTATATTGAAAAGTTAATAAGGGGAGCACGGCATATTGAAATACAGATATTGTGTGATCAGTACGGTAATGCGGTGCACCTAGGCGAACGAGAGTGTTCAATTCAGAGAAGACATCAAAAACTAATTGAGGAGTCTCCATCACCGGTTGTGGATGAAGAATTACGCAAAAAAATGGGTGAGACAGCGGTAAAAATTGCAAAGAGTGTAGGATATAAGAGTGCTGGCACAGTTGAGTTCTTACTTGATGAGGATAAGAATTTTTACTTTATGGAGATGAATACAAGAGTTCAGGTTGAGCATCCTGTGACTGAAATGGTTACAGGGGTAGATATAGTAAAGGAACAGTTGAGAATAGCGAGTGGTGAGAGAATCCCAGAATGGTATAGTAATATTAAATCACATGGGCATGCCATAGAATGCAGAATCAATGCAGAGGATCCAGTAAATAATTTTAGGCCATCACCAGGTCATATATTTTCATTTCATGCCCCAGGTGGTCCGGGGACTAGAATGGACACCCATGTCTATGCTGGATATACCATACCACCTCATTATGATTCATTACTTGCAAAGTTAATAACTCACGGAAAAGATAGGGGAGAAGCTATCACACGTATGAAAAGGGCTCTTGAGGAGACTATTTTTGAAGGAATACGTACAACTATTCCATTTCATATGGCAATATTGAAGGATGAAAATTTTATTAAAGGGAATTTTAATATAGAATTTTTAAATAGTTTTAAATTTAAACTGGAAGAAATATTGGAGGAGGTTTAG
- the gcvH gene encoding glycine cleavage system protein GcvH: protein MNIPKNLKYTKDHEWVLIEDGVATIGITDYAQNELGDIVYVELPEVGKLVTKGDAVSTIEAVKTVADVYSPLSGEVNEVNETLADTAEIINKDPYGEGWIFKLKISNKDEINDLLTAEDYKKLL, encoded by the coding sequence ATGAACATACCTAAAAACTTAAAGTATACGAAAGATCACGAATGGGTGCTTATAGAAGATGGTGTTGCGACTATTGGTATTACCGATTACGCTCAAAATGAACTTGGGGATATAGTATATGTAGAATTGCCCGAAGTCGGGAAGCTGGTTACAAAAGGGGATGCTGTGTCGACAATTGAAGCCGTAAAAACAGTTGCTGATGTTTATTCGCCTCTTTCAGGTGAAGTGAATGAAGTAAATGAAACGCTAGCAGATACGGCAGAGATTATTAACAAGGATCCATATGGAGAAGGCTGGATATTTAAATTGAAAATATCTAATAAAGATGAAATAAATGATTTATTAACTGCAGAAGATTATAAAAAATTACTTTGA
- the gcvPA gene encoding aminomethyl-transferring glycine dehydrogenase subunit GcvPA, with product MKYIPNTPETELEILKEIGYNSFEELIRFIPENLKKTCNINLPDAHSELEIVKLVQNIAKKNLNTENYISFLGCGVYDHYVPAVIDDLISRSEFYTAYTPYQSEVSQGTLQSIYEYQSLICELMGMEISNASMYDGATAISEAIFMSCNITGKGRAVISSLLNPFYIEVIKTYAEGRGMEISFLGEDNGSTDFNDIENISRDSACLVIQSPNYLGTIEKINGLKSKLDKNTLLILVVDPISLGILKSPGELGADIAVAEGQSLGIHQSFGGPFLGVLTARKEFIRYMPGRIAGATEDIKGRRAYTLVLQTREQHIRREKATSNICTNQALMALSACIYLSLLGKSGIRKVGELCIKKSHYLYDKIIQLKGFKSVYNKPFFKEFVISTPAKPKEIIKAALGEGFFAGVELEKFDKNRENQILLAVTEKRSKEEMDQFISFLRKFES from the coding sequence ATGAAATATATTCCAAATACTCCAGAAACTGAGCTGGAAATCCTTAAAGAAATTGGTTACAATTCTTTCGAAGAGTTGATTAGATTTATTCCAGAGAATTTAAAAAAGACCTGCAATATAAACTTGCCTGATGCTCATTCTGAATTAGAGATAGTAAAATTGGTTCAAAATATTGCAAAAAAAAACCTGAATACAGAGAATTATATATCTTTCCTGGGTTGTGGAGTTTATGATCATTATGTCCCAGCTGTAATTGATGATTTAATATCTCGCTCTGAATTCTACACTGCCTATACACCTTATCAGTCAGAAGTGAGTCAGGGTACTTTACAATCAATCTATGAATATCAATCGCTTATATGTGAGTTAATGGGGATGGAGATTTCCAATGCTTCTATGTACGATGGAGCAACAGCTATATCAGAAGCTATATTTATGTCATGTAATATTACAGGGAAAGGGAGGGCGGTTATCTCTTCTCTGCTTAATCCCTTTTATATCGAAGTTATAAAGACCTATGCTGAGGGTCGTGGAATGGAAATATCGTTCTTAGGTGAGGATAATGGATCGACAGATTTTAATGATATTGAAAATATTTCAAGAGATTCTGCTTGCCTTGTTATTCAGAGTCCAAACTATCTTGGTACTATTGAAAAAATAAATGGATTAAAGTCGAAATTGGATAAAAATACGTTACTGATACTGGTTGTTGATCCAATATCGCTTGGAATTTTAAAAAGTCCGGGTGAGCTGGGTGCTGATATTGCAGTGGCAGAAGGGCAAAGCTTAGGTATTCATCAGTCATTCGGAGGACCATTCTTGGGAGTATTGACAGCGAGAAAAGAATTTATCAGATACATGCCTGGAAGAATTGCTGGAGCTACGGAGGATATAAAGGGCAGACGTGCATATACACTGGTATTGCAAACAAGAGAACAGCATATAAGAAGAGAAAAAGCAACATCCAATATTTGTACTAATCAGGCACTTATGGCTTTATCAGCTTGCATATATTTATCATTACTAGGGAAAAGTGGTATTAGGAAAGTTGGCGAGCTTTGCATAAAGAAAAGCCATTATTTATATGATAAAATAATTCAACTCAAGGGTTTTAAATCAGTGTATAACAAACCATTTTTCAAAGAATTTGTAATTTCCACTCCAGCAAAACCAAAAGAAATAATAAAAGCGGCATTGGGGGAGGGATTCTTTGCTGGAGTGGAATTGGAAAAATTTGATAAAAATAGAGAAAATCAAATTCTATTAGCTGTGACTGAAAAAAGAAGCAAAGAGGAGATGGATCAATTTATTTCTTTTCTTAGAAAATTTGAAAGTTGA
- the accB gene encoding acetyl-CoA carboxylase biotin carboxyl carrier protein yields MGTQEILELVKIIESHDIEEIEIKKWFGTTIRITKRRNGSITTAVSRGGNVKTQPELVKTIEEGKDKELPKEEVAEEVKSDKLYEVKTPIVGTFYRAPSPDADPYVKVGDHVTQGKPLCIIEAMKIMNVIESEVSGTIKKILVENGQPVEYNQTLFIIEKD; encoded by the coding sequence ATGGGAACCCAGGAAATTTTAGAGTTAGTAAAAATAATTGAATCTCACGACATTGAGGAGATAGAGATAAAGAAATGGTTCGGGACGACTATTAGAATAACAAAACGGAGGAATGGTTCAATTACAACGGCAGTTTCACGTGGTGGCAATGTTAAGACTCAACCTGAGTTAGTAAAAACTATAGAAGAGGGTAAAGACAAGGAATTACCAAAAGAAGAGGTAGCTGAAGAGGTAAAATCTGATAAACTTTATGAAGTAAAGACTCCTATTGTTGGTACCTTTTATCGTGCACCATCCCCTGATGCGGACCCATACGTAAAGGTTGGAGACCATGTTACCCAAGGTAAGCCTTTATGTATTATTGAAGCAATGAAAATTATGAATGTAATTGAGTCTGAAGTATCCGGTACAATAAAAAAGATACTTGTTGAAAATGGTCAACCTGTGGAATATAATCAAACATTATTTATAATTGAGAAAGATTAA